GTTCTCTTGCTTCGCCCAAGGCCGCCTCATGAATCATCGAATGGCTGTCCACATGTCTTAGTGCGGGTCCTGACATTACTCCCCCGCCTCCTTTCTTGTTGCTTTTTTTGAGAATTGATTCTCCGCCAGCCTGTCGCCTTCACCTTCCCCGATTACGGAGTCAGCCTGCGAAAGGTCGCTGAATATAGCCACATAATGGGTGGCATTCTGCTCGTTCGTGATCGCCGTTACGGAGAGCCACTCCCGAAAAACCTCCCCGTTTGCCTTGCGGTTGACGATCTTTCCCTGCCATTTTCCGGTAGTCAGCAAAGTGTCCCAAAAGGCATTATAGAAAGAGCGATCATGGAAGCCGGAGCTGAGTATATTGGGAGTTTTGCCGATCACCGCTTCTTTCGGATATCCGGTGACCTCGGTGAAGGCGGCGTTTACGGTATGGATCACGCCCTCGGCATCAGTGACCATCACAGCATCGGCTGTGGACTTGATAATATCCGACGCAAACTCCAGCTTGTTGCTAAAAAACACCCACAGAACAAGTATCAGGCTGGCCAGCGAGGCCTCGGACAAGGCCATAAAGCCGATTGCATAGTGGCCTGTCCACCCAAACAGCAGGGTAAGCAGCAGTGGAGGAAAAAAGCCGCCCAGACCGCCCGCAGCAGAGACGATCCCGCTGGCAATGCCCCCCTGCTTGGAAAAGTAAAGCGGGACCAGCTTGAACACCGCGCCATTCCCGATACCGGCACACACGGCTACCATCAAACAGCCCAACGTAAAAAGAGGCATGGTCAATCCGAAAGAGAGCAAAACTCCTGACAAGGTTAGCCCGGAAAACACAAACATAAGAACGACAAAGGGATTAGACTTGTCCGACAGTATCCCGCCTACCGGACGGAGAAAGGTCGCCAAGGCGATAAAACCCGCCGTCCTGAGTCCGGCATCCACCTTGCTTAATTCAAAATAGCTGACCAGAAAACCGGGGAGATAGATCGTAAAAGCTACGAAGGAGCCGAAGGTGATGAAGTAAAATATGCTGAAAAACCACAGCTTTTCGTTGCGATAAACCTGCTTGAGCTGATCCTTCCATGACCTTCGTACGCGTTCTTCGCGCTTATCGCCCAAAAACAGATTCAGCAGAGCGAAAAGGACCAGCAGAATCAAAAAAAGCTGAAGGGCTCTTGACCAGCCGATCGCATCAGCCACCCACGGTGCGCCGAAGGTAGAGATGGCCGTACCCAGGTTCCCGATCCCGTATATCCCGTTGATGGTGCCCTGCTTTTCTTTGGGATAATATTTGGGTAGTGAGGTCACACCGACCGAGAACGTAGCTCCGCCTATCCCAAGAAAGAAGCCCCCGACCGCCAAATCCAGAAAAGTATTGGCCTGGCTCAAGTAGTAGACGGGAGCAAGCAGAATAAAGAAGCTGACCGTATTCATCAGCCTTGCCCCGAAGCGGTTGGTCAGAATCCCCGCCGGAATTCGCAGCAAAGAGCCCAGGATTACCGGGATCGCGGTAGACCATGCTCTTTGTCCAGCCGTCAGCGGAATATCCTGACTTATGTAAGAAATCAGGGAAGAGATCAAGACCCAGGCCATAAAGGAGACAACCAGGCTTAAGGTTTGCAATGGCAGCTGAATTTTTTTAACCATGTATAGCTCCCCTTTGGAGATTATTCTCATCACAAACATAGGATATAGTACCCATTTTTGACAAACTACTCACCTTTCAAACATTCGATATGGGGAGATGCCAATCATGTCACCCGGAGACGATATAAATCAGGTCAACTTTTTGGGGGACAAAAAAGGACTATTATGGCAGCTTCTAACCATAATAGTCCCGTTTTATAGCAATTGATTTAAACTATAGTTGATAATTATTCTCACAGGCAATGAAGTGATTTCGTACGGAACCTCTACTTTGTACCATCCATTTTTCGGACCGCGTTCTCCGCAGCCTCCATGATTACTTCTCCCAGTGTGGGATGGGGATGAATGGTTAGAGCCAAGTCCTCCACGGTTGCTCCCATCTCGATAGCCAGAGCAAGCTCTGAAATGAGCGTTGATGCTTCGACTCCAACGATTTGCGCACCCAACACGGTTCCTGAGCCCTGGGCTGCTACAATTTTGATAAATCCTTCTGCTGCCCTCAATGCCAATGCTCTGCCGTTAATTGTAAAAGAAGCTTTACCAATGACAATCGGCAGGGCCTTTTCCTTTGCTTCCGTTTCACTTAGGCCGACACTAGCCAGCTCTGGTTCAGAAAAGACAACGAGCGGCAGGGCTTTATAATCCACTTTAGCAGCTTGACCTGCAATCACTTCTGCCGCAATCTTCGCTTCATAGGAAGCCTTATGGGCAAGCGATGGACCCGCCGTAATATCTCCAATGGCAAAAATATGCGGAATAGCCGTTCTACACTGTTCGTCTGTCTCGATTAGCCCCCTGCTCGTCACTGGCAAGCCAATGTGCTCCAGTCCTAACCTGCCATCTGTATTGGGTCTTCTGCCTACAGTAACTAATACAAACTCTGCAGTAACATGATGCTGCTCCTGATCTTTTGAATAATGCAGCGTAATAGTATCCTCATTCTGCACGACTTTTTCGGCTGTCGCCCCGGTTACGATATTTACACCATCTGTTTTCAACTGCTTGACAACAGGGGCCACAAGGTCCGTCTCAAATCCCGGCAGCACCCGCTCCCCTCCCTCCAAAATCGTTATTTTTGTTCCAAATTTAGCATACATCTGTCCAAGTTCAATGCCAATATATCCACCACCTATCACGATCAGACTGGACGGAACCCCGGGGAGTGAAAGCGCTTCTGTAGAGGACAAAATACGCCCGCCGAAGGGAAATGCTTTTAGCTCGATTGGACGGGAACCGGTTGCTAATATGGCATACTTAAAGGAAATGGTTTGTTCCGCTCCATTTTGCTTGATGATAGCTGTATGTTCGTCAACCAAGCTTGCCTCCCCTTCCAGAACACTCACACCTGCCGTTTTCATTAAATAGCCGACTCCGCCTGCCTGCTTATTCACAATCCCCTGTTTCAAAGCCTGAGCATTCACGAAGGACGCTGCTGCATCTGCCTGATTTAACTGCCTGAGTACCTCATAGCGATGTGCTTCGGCAATCAAAGCTTTGGATGGAATGCAGCCAACATTCGTGCAGACTCCACCTAGCTGACTGCGTTCAACAATCGCTGTTTTCATTCCAAGCTGCGAAGAACGCAATGCCGCCACATAACCTCCAGGACCCGATCCAATGACCAGTGTATCTACAGATTCAAGCTTGCTCATAACCTAATACCTCCTGTTAAAATAGCCTGATTTAAAATATGATGATTATAATATATTATAGTCATCATATTTTAAATGCGTCAATAGTCGTGACCAGCCATGCTGAAGTTGTCGTTGCAGGAAGACAAATTGACACGTTTTATTATGATGATTATAATATTTTGATGTTAGCATTATAAATCCATGGAGTGATTACAATGCCTTATCCAAAAGGCCATAAGATAAAAGTGCGGAGTAAGATCGTTGAAAGTGCTGCCCAGGCTTTTCGCGCCAACGGTATTCACGATGTAAGTGTGCCCTTTATTATGAAAGGGGCCGGACTAACTCACGGCGGGTTTTATTCACACTTTGACAACAAGGAACAGCTAGTCGCCGAAGCCTGTCGCTATGCCGTCAGTGATACCCTCGCACTGCTTCAGGAGGCCGTTGACCAAGAAAAGCAAGCTCCCAAAATCAATCTTGTCATAGACTACTATTTAAGCACCCATCACCGTGATCGAACAGAAATTGGCTGTATTATTCCTGCCCTTTCCGTAGAAATAGCCCGTTCTTCCGAAGAAATCCGGCAGATATTCACGCAGGAGCTGGAACGAATGATTACGTTTATCTCCAATTTGGCGGGAATAGATTTGTCAAAGGGTCGCGCATTGTTCAGCAGTATGGTCGGTTCTCTTGTGCTTGCACGTTCTGTCAATGATCCTGAACTGAGCGACAGCCTTCTCTCGGCAGGCAAACAACACGCCAAAGCGCTGGTTAATGCCTGAACAAATGCCTTTTCAAAAAAAGCCGCTAAACACCAATCACTCCTTGGTATTTAACGGCTTTTTCCTATGGGTCTAAGCTCAAAACGGGGATAGCGATTTGTCAGAGATTCGAAATCTGCACTCGCCAAATGTCCATTAGGTTCCAAAACGTTTACGGTATCCACACTTCCGGCACAGCTCTTCCACCGCTTCTCTCCTGGAAAACCCGTAATACAAACGGTTTGCACGCTCCCCTTCCACAATATCGGTAAAAGATTGCTCGTGCACATTACCCAAATTAATAACGCCTTCGCCATCAAGACAGCATGGGACAACCGTTCCATCCACTAATACCGCCGCCTGGCTGCGAAGCGCATGGCAAAAGCCTTTGCCATCATCCTCCGGGGCACTCAGGCTGGGCCATTCAAATTCGTGATCCTGATTCAAATAAATATTGGGGGCAATTTTAATCCCGCTCCCAGGTACCACCTTTTCCTCAATCCGGTAATCCAGCCCAAACTCCTGCTCCAACTGCTCAAGTGTCGCCCGGTTGCGCTGACGCTCCACATTGGTCAAATTATCCGGCGTCAGGTTCCAGAGACGGAACGAAATAATGACATTATGCTTCACAGCTTCTCTGACAAACGTGAAAATATGGCCCAGATATCCTTCCCGATCCACGGAGCCTTCATGCCCGTCAAAGCTGTGAAGAGAAAAGTTCATCTGCCGCAGCGCCGGTTGCCCAATCAGCTTATGTCCGGTCTTGGGCAACAACGTACCATTGGTCGTAATATTGACCTTTAAGCCCTTCTCATGAGCGCTTTCCAACAAAAGATCAATTTTCGGATGAAGCAGCGGCTCTCCTTTTACATGCAGATAAATGTAATCTGTATGCGGCTTGACCTGATCAAGCACATTCCGAAAGACTTCCGGATCAATAAATTTTTTGACACGCTGTGTCTGAGGGCAAAAGCTGCATGCGAGATTGCAGATGCTTGTGATCTCAATGTATACCTTTTTAAAATTTTTCAACATGATTTCCCCATTCTAGCCTTCATCCTGAACATCTTGTTATGCTCATTCATCCAAGTCCTATGATTATAACGGGTTATCACGAACAGGTAAATCATTTGCTCGTTCAACAGTAACTTTGCTGTTCTCAAATTGCTGTTGACCTTAGGTCTGACCTAAGGTTTATAGTGGAGTTATTCAACTACACAGTAAGGAGTCCTGTCATTGAAAGAACACATTACGATTAGCCAGCTTTCACAGCTTATGAATGTATCAGTACACCAGCTGCGATATTTTGAAGAAAAGGGTATTCTGTATCCGTCATACACAGAAAAAAATCAATATCGAATGTACGGACTTCATGAAATTTATCAGCTATCCCATATTTTATTGCTGCGTAAATTAAATATCCCTGTCGGACAGATTGAAGAATGCCTGACTTCGTACGCTGCCGATGATTACACCAGCTTTTAGAGAATTCGTTGCAGAGGGTACAGGATGAAATAGCTAGCTTGAAGCTGCTCGAACAATTTATTCACAAAGTGCTAAAAGAACATCATAACCTCACCCAGCAGGACAATGAATATCAGATCGGTCTGTTAGGCACTCGACATTTAAAGCTGTGGTTTGCATTTGAAAATGATCAAGAGCTCACTGCCAGGGATCTATTCGAACAACGACTCGCCCCGCCTCAATTATTTGAAAATGATCTGCATTATCTATCTGATTCTGGACAGGTGAAGCTATGTTATGAAACGACAGTAATGACGGATACGGCTGACTATATTCTGGAAGAAGGCAGCTATCTTTATAAGCATTTTTCCGTTACTGAAGACGACGTGATTGAGCATGAAATCCAACAACTGGAGCGTTATGCGGCTGAGCAACAATATGAATGCCTAAGCAAAATCATTTTAGTAGAAAAATCCTACCTTTCCATGTTTGACAACAACAAGCTGCAATATGAGATTCAAGTCAAAGTAAAATAAACTTCTTGGAGTCCGGGAGGCCGTTACATGAATCCAGAATCAATTGACATTGTTCCTTATCAAAAGCAAGATTATGAAGCTGTATGTAAGCTCTTAGTGGAATCATTTAAAGCAAAATTTCAAGCTCTTGTTGCACTGGAGGATCAGGATATACAGCAGTTACTCATGAAGGTCTGGCTTCAAGCCCCTAATCCTTCAACGATGAAGCAATTTGTAGTTAAAGAGAATGCGGAAGTGGTCGGTGTCCTCTGCCTCAAATGGAAAGCACATTCCTCTTCGCTCCCTGCAACCAAAAAATCCATTTCCTGGACTCCGCTCATAAAACAGTTTGGCTGCTTCAATGTATTTAAATTTTTGACGGGTATGCATGCGCTGATTATAAACCTGCCGCAGATGAGTGTTACATTGATCATTTGGCGATTCGCTCAAGTCATCGCAATCAAGGAATAGGACGACGTTTTCTAGCTTTTGCACAACAATTTACGGTTGATTCCGGCTTTCATGTGTTAACGCTTCATGTAGCGAACAAGAACCAAGAGGCTATCCATCTGTATCACAAACTAGCGTTTGAAATAGAACAATCCAAATACAATTATTTGCAGCATTTTTGGTTTAAGGAGCTGGTATGGCACCTGATGAGTTGGAAGGGAACGAAGTTGCATTCGAGAAGAGAGCATCATTGAAAAAGACATTAATACCTCGCTCTAATTTTTAAAATATTACTGAACTCTCCCAATACTTATTTGCTTAATTTACAGAATACAAAAAACTGCAATCTCCTGATAGTTATAAAGTATCCTATCTCGGAAATCGCAGTTATTGCAACACTTTGAATTCTTGGCTACACATCAGAGCTACTTCCTAAGCAGCAAATAAGCGAAGTAAGGCACACCAATTAACGATACCATGATGCCCGCGGGAATACCGTCGGGATCGACGAGATTGCGGCCAACGGTATCCGCCGCTAACAGCAGCCATCCGCCGAGCAGAACGGCGACGGGAATGAATAACTGATTGCGCGGGCCGACCAGTGCCTTGGCAATGTGCGGAGCCATTAACCCGATAAACGCAATACCACCTGTGACGGATACCGCTGATGCAGCCGCGGCGACTGCGGTTAGAATGAGAACGAGGCGTTCACGTTCAATTTGCACACCGGCGCCAATCGCCGACGCCTCGCTCAAAGCAAGTAGATTGAGACGTTGAGACTTGTACAGGGTAAACGGGATCAGCAGGATCAACCAGGGAAGCAGAGCCCAAATGAATGGCCAGTCCGTCCCCCAAATATTGCCCGCAATCCATTTTGCGATAAAATCGACCTTTGAGCGTTCTGCCGAGGAGATAATGACGATCATAATCCCCGACAACGCGAGGGAGAAACCAACCCCGACCAACACCATTCGGATGGGATCAAGCCCGCTCGTTCGGCTATACGAGAAGACATAGATCAAAGCTGCTGTTACCAATGCCCCAATAAAGGCGACAAGCGGCAAAACATACACGAACGATCCTGCGTCGATCGGGAAATACAGGAAGAAGCACGCGATCGCTACGCCCGCACCGGAATTAATGCCGATTAGACCCGGGTCGGCCAAGTCGTTGCGGGTGATACTTTGCAGAATGGAGCCTGACAAAGCAAGCGCCATGCCCGACAGCAACGTAATAAAAATCCGTGGCAATCGGACAGAGAACAGGACAAATTCTTCCTTGAACGTACCTTGACCGAACAAAACAGGAATCAGTCTATCAAGCGACAAAGACGAGTATCCCCAAGCCATGCTGGCTATAGCGGTAAGAACAATTAGCCCTAAACTGACCAGCAGAATCAGACGCTGTTTTCGAACGAGCGCGGACAGAATCATAAGCGAGCTT
This DNA window, taken from Paenibacillus kribbensis, encodes the following:
- a CDS encoding GNAT family N-acetyltransferase is translated as MAIRSSHRNQGIGRRFLAFAQQFTVDSGFHVLTLHVANKNQEAIHLYHKLAFEIEQSKYNYLQHFWFKELVWHLMSWKGTKLHSRREHH
- a CDS encoding radical SAM/SPASM domain-containing protein — protein: MLKNFKKVYIEITSICNLACSFCPQTQRVKKFIDPEVFRNVLDQVKPHTDYIYLHVKGEPLLHPKIDLLLESAHEKGLKVNITTNGTLLPKTGHKLIGQPALRQMNFSLHSFDGHEGSVDREGYLGHIFTFVREAVKHNVIISFRLWNLTPDNLTNVERQRNRATLEQLEQEFGLDYRIEEKVVPGSGIKIAPNIYLNQDHEFEWPSLSAPEDDGKGFCHALRSQAAVLVDGTVVPCCLDGEGVINLGNVHEQSFTDIVEGERANRLYYGFSRREAVEELCRKCGYRKRFGT
- the lpdA gene encoding dihydrolipoyl dehydrogenase; amino-acid sequence: MSKLESVDTLVIGSGPGGYVAALRSSQLGMKTAIVERSQLGGVCTNVGCIPSKALIAEAHRYEVLRQLNQADAAASFVNAQALKQGIVNKQAGGVGYLMKTAGVSVLEGEASLVDEHTAIIKQNGAEQTISFKYAILATGSRPIELKAFPFGGRILSSTEALSLPGVPSSLIVIGGGYIGIELGQMYAKFGTKITILEGGERVLPGFETDLVAPVVKQLKTDGVNIVTGATAEKVVQNEDTITLHYSKDQEQHHVTAEFVLVTVGRRPNTDGRLGLEHIGLPVTSRGLIETDEQCRTAIPHIFAIGDITAGPSLAHKASYEAKIAAEVIAGQAAKVDYKALPLVVFSEPELASVGLSETEAKEKALPIVIGKASFTINGRALALRAAEGFIKIVAAQGSGTVLGAQIVGVEASTLISELALAIEMGATVEDLALTIHPHPTLGEVIMEAAENAVRKMDGTK
- a CDS encoding MerR family transcriptional regulator, with protein sequence MKEHITISQLSQLMNVSVHQLRYFEEKGILYPSYTEKNQYRMYGLHEIYQLSHILLLRKLNIPVGQIEECLTSYAADDYTSF
- a CDS encoding nitrate/nitrite transporter, which codes for MVKKIQLPLQTLSLVVSFMAWVLISSLISYISQDIPLTAGQRAWSTAIPVILGSLLRIPAGILTNRFGARLMNTVSFFILLAPVYYLSQANTFLDLAVGGFFLGIGGATFSVGVTSLPKYYPKEKQGTINGIYGIGNLGTAISTFGAPWVADAIGWSRALQLFLILLVLFALLNLFLGDKREERVRRSWKDQLKQVYRNEKLWFFSIFYFITFGSFVAFTIYLPGFLVSYFELSKVDAGLRTAGFIALATFLRPVGGILSDKSNPFVVLMFVFSGLTLSGVLLSFGLTMPLFTLGCLMVAVCAGIGNGAVFKLVPLYFSKQGGIASGIVSAAGGLGGFFPPLLLTLLFGWTGHYAIGFMALSEASLASLILVLWVFFSNKLEFASDIIKSTADAVMVTDAEGVIHTVNAAFTEVTGYPKEAVIGKTPNILSSGFHDRSFYNAFWDTLLTTGKWQGKIVNRKANGEVFREWLSVTAITNEQNATHYVAIFSDLSQADSVIGEGEGDRLAENQFSKKATRKEAGE
- a CDS encoding FecCD family ABC transporter permease — protein: MILSALVRKQRLILLVSLGLIVLTAIASMAWGYSSLSLDRLIPVLFGQGTFKEEFVLFSVRLPRIFITLLSGMALALSGSILQSITRNDLADPGLIGINSGAGVAIACFFLYFPIDAGSFVYVLPLVAFIGALVTAALIYVFSYSRTSGLDPIRMVLVGVGFSLALSGIMIVIISSAERSKVDFIAKWIAGNIWGTDWPFIWALLPWLILLIPFTLYKSQRLNLLALSEASAIGAGVQIERERLVLILTAVAAAASAVSVTGGIAFIGLMAPHIAKALVGPRNQLFIPVAVLLGGWLLLAADTVGRNLVDPDGIPAGIMVSLIGVPYFAYLLLRK
- a CDS encoding TetR/AcrR family transcriptional regulator, translated to MPYPKGHKIKVRSKIVESAAQAFRANGIHDVSVPFIMKGAGLTHGGFYSHFDNKEQLVAEACRYAVSDTLALLQEAVDQEKQAPKINLVIDYYLSTHHRDRTEIGCIIPALSVEIARSSEEIRQIFTQELERMITFISNLAGIDLSKGRALFSSMVGSLVLARSVNDPELSDSLLSAGKQHAKALVNA